A section of the Enterococcus montenegrensis genome encodes:
- a CDS encoding alanyl-tRNA editing protein — MEKYAQNSYLTEIETTITERGKDEIGNFVCLRETVVYPGGGGQPADCAWIAGNPILKIQKTADSVFYYLDIDVETLPEKVLVKINWEQRFDFMQQHTGQHILARICEDLFQARITKEQMTLKDSFFEIDVKLDKTQLQTALKRSNEIIRAQKQVSILFPTEEELAKETLFTAPPKYFKDLRLIKIADFDIIGCGGTHVKNTAEVQAIALTQVKEHKKTTTLHFACGNRLLQQFETNQKQLTALTLQANVPVDGLALAFQEQQQTIKFYQGQVALYQVNELVANAKELTPHFIYSEITDTEAKELQTAAKKIAEIYPDKLICTATSDEDSLRYHLYLKTADPKRPIGQVIRTANQKFTGRGGGSPTKGDGTIPYLQKDALLRFLQQ, encoded by the coding sequence TTGGAAAAATACGCACAAAATAGTTATTTAACTGAAATTGAAACAACTATTACAGAACGCGGAAAAGATGAAATTGGCAATTTTGTCTGCTTAAGGGAAACTGTCGTCTATCCTGGTGGTGGCGGTCAACCGGCTGATTGTGCTTGGATTGCGGGCAATCCTATTCTAAAAATACAAAAAACAGCAGACAGTGTATTTTATTATCTCGACATTGACGTTGAGACATTGCCTGAAAAAGTTCTTGTCAAAATAAATTGGGAGCAACGCTTTGACTTCATGCAGCAACATACCGGCCAACACATTTTAGCCCGAATTTGCGAAGATCTATTTCAAGCAAGAATCACAAAAGAACAAATGACATTAAAAGATTCATTTTTTGAAATTGATGTGAAACTTGATAAAACACAATTGCAAACGGCTTTAAAACGGAGCAACGAAATTATTCGGGCACAAAAACAAGTCAGTATTCTATTTCCCACTGAAGAAGAATTGGCAAAAGAAACGCTCTTTACCGCGCCACCAAAATACTTTAAAGATCTCCGACTAATAAAAATTGCCGATTTTGATATTATTGGTTGTGGTGGTACTCATGTAAAAAATACTGCCGAAGTGCAAGCTATTGCTTTAACGCAAGTAAAAGAGCACAAAAAAACAACTACCTTGCATTTTGCTTGTGGTAATCGTTTGTTGCAACAATTTGAAACAAATCAAAAACAATTGACGGCATTGACACTACAAGCTAACGTTCCTGTTGATGGGCTAGCTTTAGCTTTCCAAGAACAACAACAAACAATCAAGTTTTATCAAGGGCAAGTTGCGCTTTATCAAGTAAATGAGTTGGTGGCAAATGCCAAAGAACTGACACCACATTTCATTTACAGTGAAATAACTGACACCGAAGCAAAAGAATTGCAAACAGCGGCAAAAAAAATAGCCGAAATTTATCCTGATAAGCTGATTTGTACCGCCACAAGTGATGAGGATAGTTTACGCTATCATTTATACTTAAAAACAGCTGATCCAAAGCGTCCAATTGGCCAAGTAATTCGGACCGCCAACCAAAAATTTACCGGACGCGGTGGTGGTTCACCTACAAAAGGCGATGGTACTATACCTTATTTGCAAAAGGATGCTTTACTACGGTTTTTACAACAATAA
- a CDS encoding cysteine hydrolase family protein: MKKALISIDYTNDFVATDGKLTTGAAGQAIEQKLVEFTKDFIEAGNYTVFAIDAHDPNDAYHPENKLFLPHNVIGTTGRNLYGSLNSLYEKNKDAATVYWIDKRHYSAFSGTDLDIRLREREITDLYLTGVCTDICVLHTAVDAYNLGYQLHIVKDAVASFDEVGHNWALTHFQNTLGAELL, from the coding sequence ATGAAAAAAGCGTTAATTTCAATTGACTACACCAATGATTTTGTCGCAACAGATGGCAAATTGACCACGGGTGCAGCTGGGCAAGCAATTGAACAAAAGTTGGTAGAATTTACCAAAGATTTTATTGAAGCGGGCAACTATACTGTATTTGCCATTGATGCCCATGATCCAAATGATGCGTATCATCCAGAGAATAAGTTGTTTTTGCCCCATAATGTAATTGGAACGACTGGGCGAAATCTTTATGGCAGCTTGAATTCCTTATACGAAAAAAATAAAGATGCTGCAACGGTTTATTGGATCGATAAAAGACATTACTCGGCTTTTAGTGGTACCGACTTGGATATACGTTTGCGAGAAAGAGAAATTACTGATTTGTACTTAACAGGTGTTTGTACAGACATTTGTGTTTTGCACACCGCAGTAGATGCGTATAATCTGGGCTATCAGTTACACATTGTAAAAGATGCAGTGGCAAGCTTTGATGAAGTGGGACATAACTGGGCGTTAACACACTTTCAAAATACGCTAGGAGCAGAGCTTTTATAG
- a CDS encoding 5'-methylthioadenosine/adenosylhomocysteine nucleosidase, which produces MKIGIIGAMEEEIKILRSAIDSPLSWERADALFISGRIGNHEVIVVRSGIGKVAASVTTSLLIQQYGVNMVVNTGSAGGIGADLSVGDLVISEKLAYFDVDVTGFGYKKGQLPGGFPLYYDASAYLQQVMTEAAEKTAHRIKKGLIVTGDSFIDSPTKVDAILNDFPAALACEMEGAAIAQTASQFAIPFLVVRAISDTADHSATISFDEFIEEAGKRSAELVLEFIRILK; this is translated from the coding sequence GTGAAAATTGGAATTATCGGTGCTATGGAAGAAGAAATTAAAATTTTGCGAAGTGCCATTGACAGTCCACTGTCTTGGGAGAGGGCGGATGCTTTGTTTATCTCTGGCCGCATTGGCAATCATGAAGTTATTGTTGTACGGTCTGGTATTGGCAAAGTGGCAGCCTCTGTCACAACGAGTCTATTGATTCAGCAATATGGGGTAAATATGGTTGTTAATACTGGTTCGGCTGGCGGAATCGGAGCCGATCTTAGTGTCGGCGATTTAGTAATTTCCGAAAAATTAGCTTACTTTGATGTCGACGTTACCGGTTTTGGTTACAAGAAAGGCCAATTACCGGGGGGATTTCCCCTTTATTATGATGCTAGTGCTTATTTGCAACAAGTCATGACTGAAGCAGCAGAAAAAACAGCGCATCGAATCAAAAAGGGCTTGATTGTAACCGGAGACAGTTTTATCGACAGTCCGACTAAGGTGGATGCTATTTTAAATGATTTTCCAGCAGCCTTAGCTTGTGAAATGGAAGGCGCGGCAATTGCTCAAACGGCCAGTCAGTTTGCTATTCCGTTTCTTGTAGTGCGGGCTATTAGCGATACTGCTGATCACAGCGCTACAATTAGCTTTGATGAGTTTATCGAAGAAGCAGGCAAACGTTCGGCAGAACTTGTTTTAGAATTTATTCGCATTTTAAAATAA
- the macP gene encoding cell wall synthase accessory phosphoprotein MacP, whose protein sequence is MSKGPLITRSELRRQKEKAGIVEEFDAPVREKNTMKLQKEYDRKDEKIKNFYRKEAKRQKELTKTRSGESRKSRELNSFLVGAIIVVSLLIGVVLLATFFL, encoded by the coding sequence GTGAGTAAAGGTCCATTAATTACCCGCAGTGAATTGCGCCGTCAAAAGGAAAAAGCTGGTATTGTAGAAGAATTTGATGCACCGGTGCGGGAAAAAAACACGATGAAGTTACAAAAAGAATACGACCGCAAAGATGAAAAAATTAAAAACTTCTATCGTAAAGAGGCGAAAAGACAAAAAGAACTAACAAAAACGAGAAGTGGCGAGTCCCGCAAATCCCGTGAACTAAACAGTTTTTTAGTGGGGGCGATTATTGTCGTCTCATTATTAATCGGCGTTGTCTTATTAGCAACCTTCTTTTTATAG